A single genomic interval of Astyanax mexicanus isolate ESR-SI-001 chromosome 4, AstMex3_surface, whole genome shotgun sequence harbors:
- the LOC125801218 gene encoding uncharacterized protein LOC125801218, producing the protein MDRAKSKCKIPYRDKLNKEAKERYLEKIEGINGLDPYEHHEWTGDFNELPQITIPDVFSYLVCGVSAYTFEQFRNYKSLEAHLQFTNGWVQDLQIFRVNDQKTVVLTKVLHSQRLNEPPLQPWVIVSSSGQVDCAHCTCMAAIAESCTHIGALLFKIEAAVRIRVTKTVTDVPAYWMMPTNVDKVQAEVGYKIDFSTGAAKKKALDKCIRGERSMPSIRTRVGSRSLCEHKPTLSNLSPLLQILHTHSKAVCLSGMEDYYHHYADPVKPVVVPMSLLHLRDKGKDGCELSVLQQHCESLTNLVALTEAQAAAVEVQTRQQHRSPVWFTSRAGRITASNVHAVVSTSVTAPAMSIVRKVCYPKKTATTAAIKWGIDHEEEARQAYVKLTATQHENLNVGEMWVYNKSILSRSRGFS; encoded by the exons ATGGACCGTGCGAAGAGCAAGTGCAAGATACCTTACCGCGATAAgctaaacaaagaagcaaaggaACGCTACCTTGAGAAAATTGAGGGAATTAATGGGCTTGATCCGTACGAACATCATGAGTGGACAGGTGATTTTAACGAGCTACCACAAATTACTATTCCTGACGTGTTTAGCTACCTTGTTTGTGGCGTGAGCGCCTACACATTCGAGCAGTTCAGGAATTATAAATCTCTCGAAGCTCATCTTCAGTTTACCAATGGATGGGTGCAGGACCTGCAGATTTTCAGAGTCAATGACCAAAAAACCGTCGTTCTCACAAAG GTTTTGCACTCTCAGCGCCTCAATGAACCTCCGCTTCAACCCTGGGTGATTGTCAGTTCTAGTGGCCAAGTGGACTGCGCGCACTGCACATGCATGGCTGCCATTGCAGAGTCTTGTACACACATTGGGGCTCTCCTGTTTAAAATTGAGGCTGCAGTGCGTATACGCGTGACCAAAACAGTCACTGATGTTCCAGCTTATTGGATGATGCCCACTAATGTTGACAAGGTTCAAGCAGAGGTAGGTTACAAGATTGACTTCTCCACTGGTGCGGCTAAGAAGAAGGCCCTTGACAAGTGCATCAGAGGGGAGAGAAGTATGCCAAGTATACGTACTCGTGTTGGTTCCAGAAGTCTGTGTGAGCATAAACCCACACTTTCAAACCTGTCTCCCTTGCTTCAGATTTTGCACACTCATAGCAAGGCTGTTTGTCTTTCTGGAATGGAGGACTACTACCATCATTATGCAGACCCTGTTAAGCCAGTGGTAGTGCCAATGTCATTACTGCATCTTCGTGACAAAGGAAAGGATGGATGTGAACTGTCTGTTCTGCAGCAGCACTGTGAGAGCCTTACAAACCTGGTGGCGCTAACAGAGGCACAGGCAGCAGCAGTGGAAGTTCAGACAAGACAGCAGCATCGATCCCCTGTCTGGTTCACATCAAGAGCAGGAAGAATAACAGCTTCCAATGTCCACGCTGTTGTGTCCACCAGTGTCACTGCACCAGCCATGTCGATTGTGAGAAAAGTGTGCTACCCCAAAAAAACAGCAACCACAGCTGCAATCAAATGGGGGATAGATCATGAGGAAGAAGCAAGGCAAGCCTATGTCAAGCTGACAGCAACCCAACATGAGAACctgaatgtgggagaaatgtggGTTTATAATAAATCCATCCTTTCCAGAAGTCGGGGCTTCTCCTGA
- the LOC103044012 gene encoding uncharacterized protein LOC103044012 — protein sequence MVNACCVIKCHNRSHDRRGKRISNGVRFFSFPAWKQHGGSQLAELTKRRRIAWVAAVRRKNITFSSISRHMFVCSRHFHTGKPAYEYLECHPDWVPSLHLGHTEVKATHTERFSRRTKRQQAVTGDNTVPSVPPDLVGLTKMDETPGVDAKRPEVDEAAPGSEVDEAAPGSEVDEVASKDNAEGQLECGFCSHRNDEINRLLEENRKLKEELSRKKMDEQFFHDDVMVRYYTGLPCFAVLKGVLTQLLPCLPQTGRKLSQFQMLILTLMRLRLNLPIQHIAHLFCIDRKKVSTTFRDTIGVMFTHLSPLVHWPERHCLQGSMPHQFVEAFGNRIAVIVDCFEINIERASNLKARAQTFSHYKHKHTLKYLIGITPQGAVSFISKGWGGRASDKHVTENSGLLQKLLPGDLVLADRGFDIRDIVGLMCAEVKIPTFTRGRCQLDAKDVEETRKIAHLRVHVERVIGCVRTKYTILSGNIPLSMVLPCEGEDMVLLDKVVSVCCALTNMCPSVVLKP from the exons ATGGTGAATGCTTGTTGCGTTATCAAGTGCCACAATCGCTCCCACGACCGGAGGGGGAAACGTATTTCAAATGGAGTGCGTTTTTTCAGCTTCCCAGCTTGGAAGCAACACGGAGGATCACAGCTCGCAGAGCTAACAAAGAGACGCCGCATAGCATGGGTGGCTGCTGTAAGACGCAAAAACATAACCTTCAGCAGTATTTCCCGACACATGTTTGTGTGCTCACGACATTTCCACACAG GGAAGCCAGCCTATGAATATTTAGAGTGCCATCCTGACTGGGTACCTTCTTTACATCTTGGGCACACAGAAGTCAAAGCGACGCACACTGAACGATTTAGCCGTAGGACAAAGAGACAGCAAGCTGTCACAGGGGACAACACTGTACCTTCAGTCCCACCGGATCTAGTTGGTCTGACAAAGATGGATGAAACCCCAGGTGTAGATGCAAAGAGGCCAGAGGTGGATGAAGCTGCACCGGGGTCAGAGGTGGATGAAGCTGCACCGGGGTCAGAGGTGGATGAAGTTGCCTCCAAGGATAATGCTGAAGGCCAGCTCGAATGCGGATTTTGCAGCCACAGAAATGACGAAATTAACCGCTTGCTGGAGGAGAATAGGAAACTGAAGGAAGAGCTGTCCCGAAAGAAAATGGATGAGCAATTCTTTCATGATGATGTGATGGTCAGGTATTATACTGGGCTTCCGTGTTTTGCTGTTTTGAAGGGTGTGCTGACTCAGCTTCTTCCCTGTCTCCCACAGACAGGCCGAAAACTTTCACAATTTCAGATGCTGATCCTTACTCTAATGCGCCTGAGGCTAAATCTGCCAATCCAACACATTGCACACCTCTTCTGCATTGACCGAAAGAAGGTCTCCACCACATTTAGAGATACCATAGGTGTAATGTTTACACACCTCAGCCCTTTGGTGCACTGGCCAGAGAGACACTGCTTGCAAGGCAGCATGCCACATCAGTTTGTGGAGGCTTTTGGCAATCGTATTGCAGTCATTGTGGATTGCTTTGAAATTAACATTGAGAGAGCATCAAATCTGAAAGCTAGAGCACAAACATTTTCCCATTACAAACACAAGCACACTCTAAAGTATCTCATTGGCATCACACCACAAGGAGCTGTCTCTTTCATTTCCAAAGGTTGGGGAGGTCGTGCGAGTGACAAGCATGTGACTGAAAACAGTGGCCTTCTTCAAAAACTACTGCCTGGAGACTTGGTTTTGGCTGATCGTGGATTTGACATCAGGGACATTGTTGGACTAATGTGTGCAGAAGTAAAAATCCCCACGTTCACAAGAGGTCGCTGCCAGCTGGACGCAAAAGATGTTGAGGAGACACGGAAGATAGCTCACCTTAGGGTCCATGTGGAGAGGGTGATTGGATGTGTACGTACAAAATACACCATACTAAGTGGGAACATACCACTGAGCATGGTGCTCCCTTGTGAAGGTGAGGACATGGTTTTACTGGACAAAGTTGTGTCTGTGTGCTGTGCTTTGACTAATATGTGCCCCAGTGTTGTTCTGAAACCATGA